A single window of Candidatus Obscuribacter sp. DNA harbors:
- the pseF gene encoding pseudaminic acid cytidylyltransferase: MSAKAVAIIPARGGSKRIPRKNIRPFEGKPIIAYSIEAAKASGCFDTILVSTDDPQIAEVARSYGADVPFMRSDRTSDDHSGLAEVVAEVINQCESQGDNYETFCCILATAPFVTGARIKEGAALLESTAMDAVVPVVRFSYPPQRGFRMDQNNRASMVSPEHYQSRSQDLEPIYHDSGQFYWMRTGALKKEMRFFAERTAALVLSEIEVQDIDSEEDWQMAELKYRLLRAGVK, encoded by the coding sequence TTGTCGGCAAAAGCAGTGGCGATTATTCCTGCCCGCGGGGGCAGCAAGCGCATTCCTCGTAAAAATATCAGACCATTTGAAGGTAAGCCTATTATTGCTTACTCGATTGAGGCGGCAAAAGCCTCTGGTTGTTTTGACACTATACTTGTCTCTACCGATGATCCCCAAATAGCTGAGGTCGCTCGCTCTTATGGAGCTGATGTACCTTTTATGCGCTCGGACAGGACAAGTGATGATCACTCTGGACTGGCTGAGGTCGTTGCCGAAGTTATAAATCAATGCGAGAGTCAGGGTGATAACTACGAGACTTTTTGCTGCATCCTTGCCACAGCTCCTTTTGTCACCGGCGCTAGAATCAAAGAAGGTGCTGCATTGCTAGAGTCTACTGCTATGGATGCGGTAGTACCGGTGGTGCGCTTTAGCTATCCTCCTCAGCGCGGCTTTAGAATGGATCAAAATAACCGCGCCAGTATGGTCAGTCCAGAGCACTATCAGAGCCGCTCGCAAGATCTGGAGCCTATCTATCACGATAGTGGACAGTTTTACTGGATGCGTACAGGCGCACTCAAAAAAGAGATGCGATTTTTTGCTGAGCGTACAGCCGCACTTGTGTTGTCTGAGATAGAAGTCCAGGACATAGACTCAGAAGAAGACTGGCAAATGGCTGAGCTAAAATACAGACTGCTTAGAGCGGGCGTCAAATAA